Genomic DNA from Alphaproteobacteria bacterium:
GCGTGATTTTAAATGCCTGTAAGGATTTTTGTAAAAGCCGTGGCCGCGCGCGTAATTTAGAAAAAACCTTCGAAGAATTACAAGAATTCGCCCGCGAAGACAGCAAAGACCACAAACACAAAAGCGCGTGGCTACATAACGCGTTAAATCAAATCGAACCGGAATTGCGCGATACCGCCATTTTAATATTGGATGAAAACCTAACTCATGCCGAAGCCGGAAAGATTTTGGATTGTGCCGAGGCCACCGTGTCTTGGCGATTGTTTGAGGTACGAAAAAAATTGAAACAAATTCGGGAAGAAAACCATGGATAAGGATTTGGACGAATTACAGCAATTATGGCGCGATAATCCGACCCCCCGGCCGGATCTAGATACAAAAAAACGCATTATTTCCAATGCGTTAGATGAATTTGAGCAAAAAAATGCGGAAGCGCGCCAAGGATTGCCTACGTTGCGTCGTCTTATGAATAAGCTGCGTAATTTCTACGCCGCAATCATAGGAGAAAATATCATGACCCATGCTCGTTATTTAGTCGGCGTATTGTGCTTGATGCTGATCGCCGTCAGTTTTTTATGGAATCCGTATGTAATGCGGCACGTTCCACTTCCGGGGTTGGCATCGGCGCCGCCAGAAATGCTGGCATCATCGCCGCCATCGGGCACAGGACGGAACGATTCCGCAAGCATCGATCAACTGGCGCCGCCAGTATCGCCGCCAGCGATGGTGGCGTCCGCCGCGCCGGAAACCAAAGCGGAATCAGGACAGCCCCAAATCGGCGGCAATAGTGGCGGCCTGGCCGTGCCTGCCGCTCCGTCCACCGCACCGGCAAAAATCCGGACCGCGGAAATGGCCGCCAGCCAGCGTATTGGCATTGCCCAGGACATTTCCGAACCATATTATCAGGACCAAGGACACGACAAATTCGGCGATCTGAAAATCAACGGCGTGAAAATGACCGCCAGCGATCCGGTATCCACTTTTTCCATCGATGTGGACACGGCGTCTTATTCCTTTGTCCGCGCGGCGTTAAATAATAACGTCATGCCGCAAAAGAACGCGGTACGCGTGGAAGAGATGATCAATTACTTCCCCTACGACTATAAGGCTCCATCAAGCAAATCGGAACCTTTCAAAGCGCATGTGGCGGTATATCCAAATCCATGGAACGCCAAAACCAAATTAATGCATATCGGCATCAAGGGATACGAACTGAATAGCGACGAAAAACCAAAATCCAATCTGGTGTTTTTGATCGACACTTCGGGTTCGATGGATGATCCAAATAAATTGCCCTTATTGATCAATTCCATGAAAATGCTGGTTGGAACCTTAAAACCGGACGACAGCATCGCCATCGTCACCTATGCCGGCAGCGCGGGCACAGTGCTTCCGCCTACCAAAGCCAGCGACAAGGCGAAGATTATGGCGGCGTTGGATAATCTGGATGCTGGCGGATCGACCGCTGGCGCCGAAGGCATCCGTCAGGCGTATCAATTGGCCAAAAGCAATTTCGATAAAAATGGCGTTAATCGCGTTATTTTAGCGACCGACGGGGATTTCAATGTGGGCATCAACAATACCAATGAATTGAAATCCTATATCGAACGGGAACGGCAAAGCGGCGTATCTCTGTCTGTCTTGGGATTTGGCCGCGGCAATTATAATGACGAGCTGATGCAGGCTTTGGCCCAGAATGGCAATGGCAACGCGGCTTATATCGATACGATTAACGAAGCGCGCAAGGCTTTGGTCAACGAAGCCGGTTCGACTTTATTTACCATCGCCAAGGACGTTAAAATTCAGGTTGAATTTAATCCGGCGACCGTATCCGAATACCGCCTGATCGGTTATGAAACCCGTTTGTTGAATCGCGAGGATTTCAATAACGACAAGGTGGATGCCGGTGAAATCGGATCGGGCCACAGCGTGACCGCGATTTATGAAATCACCCCAGCCGGATCAAATGCCGATCGCATCGACCCATTGCGTTATGGAAACGAGGCTGAAGTGGACAAAGCGCAAATCGCAAGCCGCATGGGCGATGAATATGCCTTTGTCAAAATCCGTTATAAATTGCCGAATGAGGATGGCAGCAAATTGATCACGACGCCCGTCGATAAAAATCTGGAATTTTCCAGTATCGATCAGGTTCCGGCCGATGTTCGTTTTTCGACCGCGGTTGCCGCCTTTGGCCAAAAATTACACGGCGATCAATATGTCGGCGATTTCGAATATGACGATATCGCAACGCTGGCGGAAAAATCCAAGGGCACCGATAAGTTCGGATACCGCGCCGAGTTTATCAACCTTATACAAATGGCCAAAAACGCAGCCAATTTGGAAGTTCTAAAAAAATAACTTTATCAATGCGGCAAAAAGAAAAGGCCCTTTCATAAGAAAGGGCCTTTATACATTATCCAAAATTAAAAACTTAAACGCCGATGCGGTATCCGCCGCCTTCGGTGATAATCACGGCGCCTTCGCCCTTGTCATCGTCTATCTTCTGCCGCAGGCGGTAAATATGGGTTTCCAACGTATGCGTTGAAACGCCGGAATTGTAACCCCAAATATCGTTCAACAATACTTCGCGCGGCACCACGCGGCCGCCGGCCTTGTACAGTTGGCGGATAATGCCGGCTTCTTTTTCGGTCAGTTTCAATTTCTGATCGGTTTGGGTGTTGACCATAATTTTGGTGCTGGGCTGAAATAAATATTTTCCGATGCGCACCTGCGCGTCTTCGGAATTCTGATTTTGGCGGATTTGCGCGCGCACCCGGGCCAGCAGCACGTTAAACCGGAACGGTTTGGCGACATAGTCATTGGCGCCGGCATCCAAGCCCAAAATCGTATCGGCATCGGTCGCGGCGCCGGTAAGCATAATAATCGGCGCTTTATATCCGGCGCGGCGCATCAAACGGCACGTATCGCGGCCATCCATATCCGGCAAACCGACATCGAGAATCACCAAATCCGGGACTTCTTGTTCTTTGACTTTTTCCAGTGCTTGCGCGGCGCGGCTGACTTGGGTGACTTTGAACTCATCATACATCGCCAATTGTTCGGCGAGCGATTCGCGCAAAGCATCATCATCATCAACCAGCAAAATATTCTTTTTCATAACCACCGATAAGAAAAATTGGACGCATCTCTATCTTTTATATTTTTGTTACAGATCGAGCGCAATGTTTTTCGGCCCACAAGGCCGGGGCCGAAACCCGGCAAAAACAGCCACTTACGGTCCAAAATTGCCCATAGAATCAATATCGAAACAATATAAGATATTGAAATATAATGATAATATACCGGATTGGTTGGCATGGCGATTGCAAGGATCATATCGGATGGGAGACTAAAAAAATGACGATTAACACCGCCTTATTATCCGAGAGCAGTTATAGCAGCGCCCTAAGCGATGATCGCGCCTGGCGCGAAACCAAACTGCCTAGCGAATCGGAATTTTCAAAATTATTGCCGGCAGCTTCGGTTGAACCGGCGCAGGCGCAAGCGCCCAACGCTATTGCCGCCCCAATTCTGCAAGACAATATCGGACAAGCCGCGGATAAAACCGATTCCGTGGCCGAACGCCTATTGAATGGAAATTCCGAAGCTGAAGACGCCAAACCCGTAGACGACAATCAAGATTTTACGCTGGCCGACTTAATCGATGTAATCAACCCGCTGCAACACATTCCTGTACTGGGATCTTTGTACCGCAATCTAACCGGCGATACAATTTCAGGACCGGCGCGCGTGATTGGCGGACTTGCCTTCGGCGGACCGATGGGATTATTGGTGGCCACATCCAGCGCGATTTATGCGCAGGAACATGGCGGCCGCGATATCGGCGAAGTGGCCATTGCAAGCTTAGGCGAGGATGAAGAAGCGCCAGAACACACAGCCGAACAAAATAAAGCGCAAGTCGCCGAAGAAAATAGCGACGATAGCGCAAGCGATACCGAATCCAAAACCGCAGACGCCAGCGACGCCGTAAATTTAGCGGAGGTTCCGGATGATATCGATGCCGCCCCATGGTTGGAGCCGAAAGCAGCCGCAGCGCCAGTAACGCCGGTGGAGCAACAGCCGGTTGCGGAAGTCGATATAATTCCAAACAAACCCATGAAACCGTTGGCGCCAACTAACGCCAATGCGGCCCCCGTTTCAGTTCCGCCGCAACAAATGCCGGAAATGATGATGCGCGCGATGGATAAATACGAACAAATGATGAAACAGCGCGTTCAACAAAACTAGAGCCGGTCCTGGGTTCCGCTTGCAATCCGTCAATTCTGCGATTACATCTTGCTCATGATGATCAAAGTCGACAGTAAAAACAATTTATTATATTGGAACAACCGTTCCTATCGCTGCGCGATCGGAAAGAATGGCGCCACGATGGAAAAAATCGAAGGCGACGGCAAAACGCCGCTGGGACAATTTCCGATATTGGAAGTTTATTGGCGCAAAGACCGCGCGGATCTGCCTAAAATCCAACTGCCAACCAGACAAATTCTAAAAAGCACCGGCTGGTGCGATGACCCGGAGCATGCGGCGTATAATTTTCCGGTGCCGCTGCCTTTTTCCGCAAGGCACGAGGTTTTTTGGCGCGAAGACGGGTGTTACGATATTGTGGTGGTGATCGGATATAACCGCAATCCGACCATTCGCGGCCGGGGAAGCGCGATTTTTCTGCACTGCGCCAAGCCGGATTTCGCCGGAACCGAGGGTTGCGTCGCGATAGACAAAAAAGACTTGTTGTCGATTTTGCCGGAATTCACGCCGCAAACGACGATCGATATACGCTAACGTCCGCGTTCCCCGAATATAGCCGTGCCAATCCGCACGTGGGTCGCGCCGCACGCAATGGCCGTTTGCCAATCCGCGCTCATACCCATGGATAATTGTTTTAAATCATGCCGCGCCGCGATTCGCGCCAAGCGCTGAAAATGCGCGGCCGGTTCCCGGTCTTGCGGCGGGATGCACATTAATCCAACGATTGGCAATTTATACTCGCCAATGCATTTGCGAATGAAAGCGTCGGCATCGTTTGGCATCACGCCGGATTTTTGCGCTTCTTCCCCGATATTGACTTGGATAAAGAACTTTTTTTGGCGCGCCAGTTCCGGATGCTTGATTATGGCTTTGGCCAAGGAATCGCGGTCCAAAGTTTGAATGACATCGAATAATTCCAACGCCTCTTTGGCTTTATTGCTTTGCAAAGGGCCAATCATATGCAATTCGATGCCGGTAAATTGGGCGCGCAAGGACGGCCATTTTTCCCGCGCTTCCTGCACATAATTTTCACCGAATACGCGCTGGTCCGCATTCAGGGCTTCGGCGATTTTGCCTGCGTCCTGGCCTTTACTGACCGCAATCAACTGCGCGGCGCCAAGCCTGGCGCGAATTCCGGCAAGAATATCGGGAATGGTTTCATTCATGGCGATTCCAATAAAAAAGGGCGGCCATATAAGACCGCCCTTTCATTATTTTGTCAACAAAGCCTTAGAACGAGATCATTGACCCGACCATAATCGCGGTCGAATCGTAATCATCCGTTGCGCCAAGACCGACGCCGATGGCGCCAGTACCGTCATTGTCATAACGGTCGTGTTGAATCGCCGCGTCCAGCGTTACGCCAGGACCCATCGCGTAAGAAGCCGATAGCAATAATGTATCCAATTCCGGCTCGCGCGTGGAGGTGACTTCGTAATTGCCGTGGCTCCAGCCCAGGCCGACTTTATATCGTCCCGTTTTGTAAGTACCGCTGATGGCATAAGTATCGACATCCAAATCGTTGCCGAGACCGTTTTCAAGGCGTCCATAGGAACCGCCAACGACAAAGGCGCCGAAATCCAGATTCAACCCGGCTTGCCAGGCGCGCACATCATCCATGGTGGTGTCTTCGTTATTCGAATCGGTAAAACCGACCGAAGCCAGAATACCGGTATTTTGCCATTTGCCTTCATAGCTGGCGGCAATCGATAACGCTTCGGAATTTTGACCGGCGTCATTATCGGCTTCGGTCAAACCGCCGTTATTCTGCCGATCGGCGGTGGCATCCGGCGCATAAGAAACGCCGAACGAAAATCCGCCGAAGGATGGCGACAAATAAATCAATTTGCTGCTGGCCGCTTCGACCATTTCCAAGGTTGTGTTAACACCGGCAACGTTATTGCCATAGCTGGTTAATTGCGTCAGCGGATTGTTGGAGAAACTTAAAGTTTCATAGGTGCGATGATCCACTTGGAAAACTTCCGACGCTTCGGGGCCGGTCACCGATTTTTGAATGCGCACATCGTCGGTATCGCCAACCTGCAATTCGCCAAAATTGCCTTTGATATACATAATAGTATCGTCAATTTGTCCGCCAGCAACCGTTTGGCCTTCCAATTCCACCAAAGCGCCAACGGTCAGACCGTTATTCAATTTGGTTTCACCGGTGAACCATATTTCCACATCTTGTTTATGCTGTGATTGCGAAAGTTTCCACCATCGTCATCGTTAACAATAACGCCTAGACCGGCTTTGTAATATCCGCCAAGTCCCAGTTTAACGCCGCTATCCGCGGCATTGGCGGAGGCGGAAAAAACCAACAAACCAAAAGCGGCCAATGCTGGCCAGAAAATTTTTCTCATTTTGTGCTCCATAAAATAAGGTGTTGGCTAATGTTATATTGTAACAAATCAAAAACCGTCCAGCTAAAAACCGGTTTAACCCAATAATACTTATCCCCAGTGACGGTATGTGTTTGAACAAAACATACGCGAATATTTGGGCAAAAAGAAAAGGCGGCTAAAAAGCCGCCTTTTCCCAATACTATGCCGTAAGGCTTAGAATTTGATCGACGAACCGACCATAACCGAGGTCGAATCGTAATCGTCGGTGCCTGCACCAGCAGCGATAGCAGCAGTGCCATCGTTGTCATACTGGTTGAAAGCAACGGCTGCATCCAAGGTGATGCCAGGACCCATAGCGTAAGAACCGCTAACAGCAACTGTATCCAGTTCTGGTTCTTGGGTAGCTGTTACTTCATAGTTACCGTGGCTCCAGCCTAAACCTAAGGTGTATGGGCCAGTGGTATAAGTACCGCTAAGTTCCCATACTTTTACGTCTAAGTCGTTGCCGAATTCATTGTTCAAGTGGCCATAAGAACCACCGACCATGAACGCGCCAAAGCCAAAGCCCAAACCAGCGTGCCATGCGCTTACGTCATCAGCGCCAGCCACTTCGTTGTTAGAAGTGGTGTAGCCCAACGAAGCCATAACTTTGGTCGAGTCCCATTTGCCGTCATAAGCGCCGGCAACGGACCATGCTTCAGAGTTGCCGCCAATGTTGTCGGCTTGAGTCAAACCGCCGCGATTTTGGCCGTCTTGCGATGCATCTGGAGCATACGAAACAGCCAAGCTAAAGCCGTTGAAGCTTGGGGTCATATAGATCAGCTTTGTGCTGTCATTTTCAACTTTCATAACAGTGTTGTTTTCACCGAAGGTGTTAACACCGCCGTCGCTCAAGAAAGCCAAGGAGCTGTTCGAGAAGCTGAGCATGGTGTCATCTGGATCGGCGTGACCAAACACTTTAGAGGCCATAGGACCTACAACTGCTTTCAAGCGACGAGCATCATCTTCGTCACCGACGCGCAATTCGCCGAAGGAACCTTTCATGTACATCCAGGTTTCATCGATTTGGTCGCCATTGGTTTGGCCTTCCAATTCCACGCGAGCGCCAACGGTCAAACCGTTGTCCAAGGTGGTTTCACCGGTGAACCATACTTCCACATCTTGTTTCAAGCTGTGGTTGCGAAGGCCCTGAGCTTGGGCGTTACCAGCATCGTCATCATCGCTAGCAATCACGCCGAAACCGGCTTTGTAGTAACCGCCTAAACCAAGTTTTACGCCTTGGTCAGCGGCTTGTGCGCTACCGGCTGCGAAAACAGCCAAAGCCACAAGAGCTAAATAGAATTTTTTCATTTTTCCTCCAATACACTTCGAAAAAATTTGCCTTGCCTCTCTTTAATATAGTCACATCCTCAGCTTCCGACCGGGTTGTGACCGAATGTTTAGAAAAACAAAGCGGTTACAGATGGAATGACCTGTATATTGCAACGAGTCATCCCGTCATCTGAGGCAAAACTATACATATTAGGAGCTCGTGCCAAGTCATTCCGGCCATTAACCTGTTGTATTCAGGCCATCGCGTGTTTTTGCCGCCACAAGGCAAAAAGGTTAATGTTTACAATGCGATTATTGGGGATTAGCCATTTATCCCCTTGAAATTGTTGCAATTTTGTGGTGGATTACCACCCTAATTTGGTCATACTTCCGGTTTATAACGCCCCAAAAGGTAGGTTTTCATGTCGTGTTTTTCTAAAAAAATCGTTTTTTTCACAATTTTTGCCTTGCTGGTAGGACTTGTCGGTTTGACCGGATGTTCGAACATTCAAAAGGGCGAAGGCTATACCAATCCATATACCGATAAAATGGCGCGCGATAAGCAAAATGAATCTGTTTTAGGCGGAGACGGATTATTTTTCGGCGGCAAATCGAAAGAAGAAAATAATTCCGGCGCTGGCATCGGCGTCAATGGATTTTTATGGCGCGCAAGTTTAGACACGGTTTCTTTTATGCCATTGGCATCCGCCGATCCGTTCGGCGGCGTGATTATCACCGACTGGTATTCGCCGCCATCGGAAGAAGCGGATGCAAAAGCAACCGAGCGTTTTAAATTGACGATTTATATTTTGTCGCGGGATTTGCGCGCCGATGGCATTCGCGTTTCGGCGTTTAAACAAATCGCCGATAAAAACGGCAATTGGGTCGATACCGCGCCGGATGCCGATACTGCCAGCAAAATCGAAAATTCGATTTTAATGCGCGCCCGCGAATTGCGCGTGGCGGCGGCGGTAAAATAATCCCCGATTTTATCTTGATATTGTGCAGAACCGGTAAAACCCGCGAAGTTTTACCGGTTTTTTATCGTCCTCTTACTTGGCGTTTTGCTGTTTTACGCAAGTCTTGCTGCTCTTTCTCGCGCCGCGCGATAAAAGCATCTATCACTTGGTAAGAAGGATCTTTTTCTCTCTTTGGCTTTAATTGCTTGTATTTTCTACTGGCCGGTTTTGCCGAATCCCCAAGCAATGAAAAAATATCAGCTCTATCCGCAAATTCCATGGCTTTCTTTAATTTTTGCAACTGCGGCAAGTTTAAATGCCTGGTTAGCAAAACAAAATTGCGAAAATACGGGTCATGCACCCCCACGAATGCCGCATAATAAAATAATGCCACGCCAATACCCAAACCGACATCCACAGGACGGATATCGGAGCCTGCACAAATAGCATTCTGAAAAGCGCTTATTTCCGATAACTGGTTCGCCACATCAACGCGCCGATTAACGTGCGCGTCATTTTGTAAATCCCATCCATATAAAAAAGCCTTTAGCGCGGCATTTGTTTTTGCGGCGTAAATGATCCTTTTATATTTTTTGGATTGTTTTGGATTTTCGCTAAGCAAATCTTCGTTGCCGTCGCAATGATGGGCGAGATGTTTCACTATTTCTTGCAAACCACTGCGCATATTGCCAGACAGTTCTAATCCGTTTGGATCCCTAGATAAAATATAGCTTTTTGCCGCTTCGATCATTCGGGCGAAGTAGACCGGAATTTCATTTTCTTGAGGCTTATTGTCTTTGCGCATTTTAATACCGCTCCTTTAGTGTATCCTTTATAAACACTTATATAAAGAATGTCCAGGGGGATTGGCTCTTGCCAAATTATTGTATTTGCTTAGAATTTATTGTTCACGGGTAGGGTCCATATATAAAGGTAGAAATATGAGCACAGAAGCGCAGCGGTATAATTTCAAACAAACCGAGCAAAATTGGCAAAAAATCTGGGACGAGAAAAAATGCTTTGAAGTCGGCGAAGACTCGTCAAAGCCGAAATATTATGTGCTGGAAATGTTTCCCTATCCTTCCGGCAAAATTCATATGGGCCATGTGCGCAATTACACGCTGGGCGATGTGGTGGCCAGATACAAAGTCATGCAGGGATTCAATGTGCTGCATCCGATGGGATGGGATGCGTTTGGATTGCCGGCGGAAAATGCCGCGATCGAACGCGGCGAACATCCGGCCAAATGGACCTATGCCAATATCGCGCAAATGAAAGCGCAATTGAAAACCATGGGATTGTCGTACGATTGGCGGCGCGAAGTCGCGACGTGCGATCCGGATTATTATCAGCATGAACAGAAAATGTTCATCGAGTTTTATAAAAAATCTTTGGTCTATCGCAAGGAAGCTTGGGTGAATTGGGACCCCGTGGAGAATACCGTTCTGGCCAACGAACAAGTGGTCGATGGCAAGGGTTGGCGTT
This window encodes:
- a CDS encoding DUF3576 domain-containing protein — its product is MSCFSKKIVFFTIFALLVGLVGLTGCSNIQKGEGYTNPYTDKMARDKQNESVLGGDGLFFGGKSKEENNSGAGIGVNGFLWRASLDTVSFMPLASADPFGGVIITDWYSPPSEEADAKATERFKLTIYILSRDLRADGIRVSAFKQIADKNGNWVDTAPDADTASKIENSILMRARELRVAAAVK
- a CDS encoding response regulator transcription factor, whose protein sequence is MKKNILLVDDDDALRESLAEQLAMYDEFKVTQVSRAAQALEKVKEQEVPDLVILDVGLPDMDGRDTCRLMRRAGYKAPIIMLTGAATDADTILGLDAGANDYVAKPFRFNVLLARVRAQIRQNQNSEDAQVRIGKYLFQPSTKIMVNTQTDQKLKLTEKEAGIIRQLYKAGGRVVPREVLLNDIWGYNSGVSTHTLETHIYRLRQKIDDDKGEGAVIITEGGGYRIGV
- a CDS encoding leucine--tRNA ligase → MSTEAQRYNFKQTEQNWQKIWDEKKCFEVGEDSSKPKYYVLEMFPYPSGKIHMGHVRNYTLGDVVARYKVMQGFNVLHPMGWDAFGLPAENAAIERGEHPAKWTYANIAQMKAQLKTMGLSYDWRREVATCDPDYYQHEQKMFIEFYKKSLVYRKEAWVNWDPVENTVLANEQVVDGKGWRSGAVVERRKLNQWFLKITQYADDLLGALERLQGWPEKVRLMQENWIGKSTGAMIRFQVSGTGYQEESKKNQEPDTGNLEPSITVFTTRPDTLFGMSFLAISPNHPIAENLAKSNPQLAEFIKDCGKIGTSEVALEQAEKRGF
- a CDS encoding VWA domain-containing protein, with protein sequence MDKDLDELQQLWRDNPTPRPDLDTKKRIISNALDEFEQKNAEARQGLPTLRRLMNKLRNFYAAIIGENIMTHARYLVGVLCLMLIAVSFLWNPYVMRHVPLPGLASAPPEMLASSPPSGTGRNDSASIDQLAPPVSPPAMVASAAPETKAESGQPQIGGNSGGLAVPAAPSTAPAKIRTAEMAASQRIGIAQDISEPYYQDQGHDKFGDLKINGVKMTASDPVSTFSIDVDTASYSFVRAALNNNVMPQKNAVRVEEMINYFPYDYKAPSSKSEPFKAHVAVYPNPWNAKTKLMHIGIKGYELNSDEKPKSNLVFLIDTSGSMDDPNKLPLLINSMKMLVGTLKPDDSIAIVTYAGSAGTVLPPTKASDKAKIMAALDNLDAGGSTAGAEGIRQAYQLAKSNFDKNGVNRVILATDGDFNVGINNTNELKSYIERERQSGVSLSVLGFGRGNYNDELMQALAQNGNGNAAYIDTINEARKALVNEAGSTLFTIAKDVKIQVEFNPATVSEYRLIGYETRLLNREDFNNDKVDAGEIGSGHSVTAIYEITPAGSNADRIDPLRYGNEAEVDKAQIASRMGDEYAFVKIRYKLPNEDGSKLITTPVDKNLEFSSIDQVPADVRFSTAVAAFGQKLHGDQYVGDFEYDDIATLAEKSKGTDKFGYRAEFINLIQMAKNAANLEVLKK
- a CDS encoding RNA polymerase sigma factor encodes the protein MQNIDLILAQKASKGDKAAFQQLLERHYDKMYRLAYRFTGHRQDAEDIVQDICLKLVDKLQAFRGDSNFSTWLYRVILNACKDFCKSRGRARNLEKTFEELQEFAREDSKDHKHKSAWLHNALNQIEPELRDTAILILDENLTHAEAGKILDCAEATVSWRLFEVRKKLKQIREENHG
- a CDS encoding porin; this encodes MKKFYLALVALAVFAAGSAQAADQGVKLGLGGYYKAGFGVIASDDDDAGNAQAQGLRNHSLKQDVEVWFTGETTLDNGLTVGARVELEGQTNGDQIDETWMYMKGSFGELRVGDEDDARRLKAVVGPMASKVFGHADPDDTMLSFSNSSLAFLSDGGVNTFGENNTVMKVENDSTKLIYMTPSFNGFSLAVSYAPDASQDGQNRGGLTQADNIGGNSEAWSVAGAYDGKWDSTKVMASLGYTTSNNEVAGADDVSAWHAGLGFGFGAFMVGGSYGHLNNEFGNDLDVKVWELSGTYTTGPYTLGLGWSHGNYEVTATQEPELDTVAVSGSYAMGPGITLDAAVAFNQYDNDGTAAIAAGAGTDDYDSTSVMVGSSIKF
- a CDS encoding YggS family pyridoxal phosphate-dependent enzyme — protein: MNETIPDILAGIRARLGAAQLIAVSKGQDAGKIAEALNADQRVFGENYVQEAREKWPSLRAQFTGIELHMIGPLQSNKAKEALELFDVIQTLDRDSLAKAIIKHPELARQKKFFIQVNIGEEAQKSGVMPNDADAFIRKCIGEYKLPIVGLMCIPPQDREPAAHFQRLARIAARHDLKQLSMGMSADWQTAIACGATHVRIGTAIFGERGR
- a CDS encoding porin is translated as MEIWFTGETKLNNGLTVGALVELEGQTVAGGQIDDTIMYIKGNFGELQVGDTDDVRIQKSVTGPEASEVFQVDHRTYETLSFSNNPLTQLTSYGNNVAGVNTTLEMVEAASSKLIYLSPSFGGFSFGVSYAPDATADRQNNGGLTEADNDAGQNSEALSIAASYEGKWQNTGILASVGFTDSNNEDTTMDDVRAWQAGLNLDFGAFVVGGSYGRLENGLGNDLDVDTYAISGTYKTGRYKVGLGWSHGNYEVTSTREPELDTLLLSASYAMGPGVTLDAAIQHDRYDNDGTGAIGVGLGATDDYDSTAIMVGSMISF